One part of the Sphingobium yanoikuyae genome encodes these proteins:
- a CDS encoding methyl-accepting chemotaxis protein, translated as MFMGQAIHPHSRDAVWDAICRSQAVIEFAPDGTILWANDLFLATMGYALGEIVGRHHRIFCDEGQARSATYAALWDKLAQGDFDAGEYRRLDKHGRDIWLQATYNPVFNAEGRVERILKIATDTTPSKILRAELKSTVDGLVDIVDTISGIANQTNLLALNATIEAARAGEAGRGFAVVAAEVKKLAGDTRAATDRARAMVVASS; from the coding sequence ATGTTCATGGGCCAGGCCATTCACCCCCACAGCCGCGATGCCGTCTGGGACGCCATCTGCCGTTCGCAGGCGGTGATCGAATTTGCGCCGGACGGCACGATCCTCTGGGCCAATGACCTGTTCCTGGCGACCATGGGTTATGCGCTGGGGGAGATTGTCGGCCGCCATCACCGCATCTTCTGCGACGAAGGCCAGGCGCGCTCGGCCACCTATGCGGCGCTGTGGGACAAGCTGGCGCAGGGCGATTTCGATGCCGGCGAATATCGGCGCCTCGACAAGCATGGCCGCGACATCTGGCTGCAGGCCACCTATAACCCGGTCTTCAATGCCGAAGGCCGGGTCGAGCGCATCCTCAAGATCGCGACCGACACCACCCCGTCCAAGATATTGCGCGCGGAACTCAAGAGCACGGTCGACGGGCTGGTCGACATTGTCGATACGATCAGCGGCATCGCCAACCAGACCAACCTGCTCGCCCTCAATGCCACGATCGAGGCAGCACGGGCGGGCGAGGCGGGGCGCGGCTTTGCGGTGGTCGCGGCCGAAGTGAAGAAACTGGCGGGGGACACGCGCGCCGCCACCGATCGCGCCCGCGCCATGGTGGTCGCGTCCAGCTGA
- a CDS encoding S8 family serine peptidase, translating to MDDFDAEKAGDDRREETEMRWTRPLLIAGLWLAAPAAQAQLLPAPAAGTLGGGALGGVGQIVPDTLDRLGGIVDQSGLDRLSPARLADRLAAARTARIDALLRQHGDAVELDDRREPARRGIILLTGADAAAIETLRAAGYGLERIEAEGIDMAITRLTVPDGQSLARALRSVRKIAPKAQASADNLYFPSGAAAEGRSATLAGHGSVGRGAAGLIDGGVAAHPALAGAIEQRGFVAGAPRASAHGTAVASLIGGSGRVKGAAPGTPLLVADVYGDDPAGGSSFAIVRALGWMAARGAKVVTISLVGPDNPLLAGAIRLVRDKGVMLVAAVGNDGPAAPPAFPASYPQVIAVTGVDGRGRLLPEAGRAVHVDFAAPGAEMMAADMAGGRDKVRGTSFAAPLVAGRLMAGGSVEALRREAKPGRGKGYGAGILCETCRNMD from the coding sequence ATGGACGATTTTGACGCTGAAAAGGCCGGCGATGACCGGCGGGAAGAGACAGAGATGAGATGGACGCGCCCGTTGCTGATCGCGGGGCTGTGGCTGGCGGCACCGGCTGCGCAGGCGCAATTGCTGCCCGCCCCGGCCGCGGGGACGTTGGGGGGCGGTGCGCTGGGCGGGGTCGGCCAGATAGTGCCCGACACGCTCGACCGGCTGGGCGGTATCGTCGATCAGAGTGGACTGGACCGGCTGTCACCGGCACGTCTGGCCGATCGGCTGGCGGCAGCGCGCACGGCGCGGATCGACGCGCTGCTGCGCCAGCATGGCGACGCGGTCGAACTGGACGACCGGCGAGAGCCGGCGCGGCGCGGCATCATCCTGCTGACCGGGGCGGACGCGGCCGCGATCGAGACGCTGCGTGCGGCCGGCTATGGCCTGGAACGGATCGAGGCGGAGGGGATCGACATGGCGATCACGCGCCTGACCGTGCCGGACGGACAGAGCCTGGCGCGGGCGCTGCGCAGCGTGCGCAAGATCGCGCCCAAGGCGCAGGCGAGCGCCGACAATCTCTATTTCCCGAGCGGCGCGGCTGCGGAGGGACGATCCGCTACACTGGCGGGCCATGGCAGTGTCGGGCGCGGCGCGGCCGGGCTGATCGACGGCGGCGTGGCCGCACATCCGGCGCTGGCCGGCGCGATCGAGCAGCGCGGCTTCGTGGCCGGCGCGCCACGGGCCAGCGCCCATGGCACGGCGGTCGCGTCGCTGATCGGCGGCAGTGGCCGCGTGAAGGGCGCCGCGCCGGGCACGCCGCTGCTGGTCGCCGATGTCTATGGCGACGATCCGGCCGGTGGCAGCAGCTTTGCCATTGTCCGCGCGCTGGGCTGGATGGCGGCGCGCGGCGCGAAGGTGGTGACCATCAGCCTGGTCGGGCCGGACAATCCCTTGCTGGCCGGGGCGATCCGGCTGGTGCGCGACAAGGGGGTGATGCTGGTTGCGGCGGTCGGCAATGACGGCCCGGCTGCCCCGCCCGCCTTCCCTGCCTCCTACCCGCAGGTGATCGCGGTGACCGGCGTGGACGGGCGCGGCCGGTTGCTGCCCGAGGCCGGGCGTGCGGTCCATGTCGATTTCGCCGCGCCCGGCGCGGAGATGATGGCCGCCGACATGGCGGGCGGCCGGGACAAGGTGCGCGGCACATCCTTTGCGGCGCCTTTGGTGGCCGGGCGGCTGATGGCGGGTGGATCGGTCGAGGCGCTGCGGCGGGAGGCAAAACCCGGTCGCGGCAAGGGCTATGGCGCCGGCATATTGTGCGAGACTTGCAGAAATATGGATTGA
- a CDS encoding RNA polymerase sigma factor → MSFERDLLAILPRLRRFAASLSHDRADGDDLCQAALEKGLRARDQWQPGTRLDSWMYRIMRNLWIDEGRARQRAARTFAPEEAGADVGYAGDKAVEQAMTLSDVDRAMQALPPEQREAIALVLVEGLSYKEAAAILNIPMGTLTSRLVRGRGALIELLGEAA, encoded by the coding sequence ATGTCGTTTGAGCGCGACCTGCTGGCGATCCTGCCCCGGCTGCGGCGTTTTGCCGCCAGCCTGTCGCATGATCGCGCCGATGGCGACGATCTGTGCCAGGCGGCACTGGAAAAGGGGCTGCGCGCCCGCGACCAGTGGCAACCGGGCACGCGGCTCGACAGCTGGATGTATCGGATCATGCGCAATCTTTGGATCGATGAGGGCCGCGCGCGGCAGCGCGCCGCCAGAACCTTCGCCCCGGAAGAGGCGGGGGCCGATGTCGGCTATGCGGGCGACAAGGCGGTGGAACAGGCCATGACCCTGTCCGACGTCGATCGGGCGATGCAGGCATTGCCGCCCGAACAGCGCGAGGCAATCGCGCTCGTGCTGGTGGAGGGGCTGTCCTACAAGGAGGCGGCTGCGATATTGAACATACCGATGGGCACGCTGACCTCGCGACTGGTGCGCGGTCGCGGCGCGCTCATCGAACTATTGGGGGAAGCGGCATGA
- a CDS encoding anti-sigma factor family protein, translating to MTDIDEAMLIAWVDGELDEVTRRRVDRAVAEDPALAARLEQHRRLRARLAGHFAPIAQEDVPASMQAMLAPPTVVPIARPSRRWAWATGGAIAASLLLGLGIGHMSGGPVGPIAVKDGAMLAQGSLATALDSQLASAGEDGPVRIGLSFRRKGGGWCRSFDGAAMAGVACRTDAGWQLLQAVPGKGETSEYRQAASADPRLLATIDGLIDGAPADAQGERAAQAAGWR from the coding sequence ATGACCGACATTGACGAAGCCATGCTGATCGCCTGGGTGGATGGCGAACTGGACGAGGTGACGCGGCGGCGGGTCGACCGCGCCGTGGCGGAGGATCCCGCGCTGGCCGCCCGGCTGGAGCAGCATCGCCGGCTGCGCGCACGGCTGGCCGGCCATTTCGCGCCGATCGCGCAGGAGGATGTGCCCGCGTCGATGCAGGCCATGCTGGCGCCGCCGACGGTGGTCCCGATCGCCCGGCCGTCGCGGCGCTGGGCGTGGGCGACGGGCGGCGCGATCGCCGCCAGCCTGCTGCTGGGCCTTGGCATCGGCCATATGTCGGGCGGGCCGGTAGGGCCGATTGCGGTAAAGGACGGCGCGATGCTGGCACAGGGATCGCTCGCCACCGCGCTCGACAGTCAACTGGCCTCGGCCGGGGAGGATGGCCCGGTCCGCATCGGCCTCAGCTTCCGGCGCAAGGGCGGCGGCTGGTGCCGCAGCTTCGACGGCGCGGCCATGGCCGGTGTCGCCTGCCGCACCGATGCCGGCTGGCAATTGCTGCAGGCGGTGCCCGGCAAAGGCGAGACGAGCGAATATCGTCAGGCCGCCTCGGCCGATCCGCGCCTTCTCGCCACCATAGACGGCCTGATCGACGGCGCTCCCGCCGATGCGCAGGGCGAGCGGGCGGCGCAGGCGGCGGGCTGGCGTTAA
- a CDS encoding TonB-dependent receptor plug domain-containing protein, with product MQKRHVLAGLSLATCLVAPTQLLAAPAPDTSLSQRHKFSIPSQPLSGALRALSAQAGIRILFPYDEVANIRSRRVEGWLSTDDALSQLLAGTELRRSPAGAGVIALITPPNRSAVRRRPLAIQFAQASGTATLDGLAMAPAPEPAAESAPIIVTGTRQTTRTVAESLAPIDVLGEKDLEASGKQSVRDLLGTLVPSINVSNNGAGASWAVRTLSLRGLGGDQLLVLVNGKRRHNTATLFINGSVQNGQSPPDLDLIPGNAIQRIEVLRDGASAQYGSDAIAGVVNIILKNDTQGGAALTMGSTADNGGWQGRWQIDKGFAIGPDGGYIHLSGEGVLQDNTVVNSSPITSNPFYPTGDARNADPDRIRARYGQPQVIGGNASYDAMMPVGGDMELYSFGTYSKRHAAGWLTYRNPAALNNILEIYPEGYIPRIHVYDEDFQVAGGLRGEIGGGIHVDLSTSYAQDEVKYAQTTSLNPSMGPASPTHFYLGKIRFDEWTSNLDFSKELDIGLAGPLSVAVGAEYKKNKFLIGPGDPESYIDGGYVSPAGSWFAGATRTGVGSQGVTGFLPEGSGNWSRDNWSAYINLEGQIVEGLEFGLAGRHEDYSDFGTTDTGKASLRIEPFRGFAIRGTASTGFRAPTLQQQHYASSSTINVTVNGVNQLLPVQALPVDGVAARALGAQPLKPEKSTNFSAGIVLTPAPNFNVTVDAYQIKVRDRILLSETLSGTVVMNALAAAGIQGIAGGLIFSNAADTRTRGLDIVSTYRAGLGDLGTATISLSANFNKTIFTHIDPVPAEILESKLVLIGRAKQGDLSEGTPRDKLIGNILWEKGDFNLNLRATRYGKIYQRASAAVYHTADFQSCTANSPGCLYDYVDEKLSPKTILDLELGYKLTQGVKISVGANNLLNTYPNKLKPVNRTAGSLYNAYAPYGISGGFYYGRLNLEF from the coding sequence ATGCAGAAACGCCATGTTCTGGCGGGGCTTTCGCTCGCCACATGCCTTGTTGCGCCGACCCAACTGCTTGCCGCCCCTGCGCCGGACACGAGCCTGTCGCAGCGGCACAAATTCTCCATCCCGTCGCAGCCCCTGAGCGGCGCGCTGCGGGCGCTGTCGGCGCAGGCCGGCATTCGCATCCTGTTCCCCTATGACGAAGTCGCCAATATCCGCAGCCGGCGGGTCGAAGGATGGCTGAGCACCGACGATGCGCTCAGCCAGTTGCTGGCCGGCACCGAATTGCGCCGATCCCCGGCCGGCGCCGGCGTCATCGCCCTTATCACCCCGCCCAACCGCAGCGCGGTGCGCCGCCGCCCGCTGGCGATCCAGTTCGCGCAGGCGAGCGGCACCGCTACGCTCGATGGCCTCGCCATGGCGCCTGCGCCGGAGCCGGCAGCGGAATCCGCGCCCATCATCGTCACCGGCACCCGCCAGACGACCCGCACCGTCGCCGAAAGCCTGGCGCCGATCGACGTGCTGGGCGAAAAGGATCTGGAAGCGAGCGGCAAGCAGTCGGTGCGAGATCTGCTCGGCACGCTTGTGCCGTCGATCAATGTGTCGAACAACGGCGCGGGCGCCAGCTGGGCGGTGCGCACTTTGTCGCTGCGCGGCCTGGGCGGCGACCAGTTGCTGGTGCTAGTCAATGGCAAGCGGCGCCACAATACCGCCACCCTGTTCATCAACGGGTCGGTCCAGAATGGCCAGTCGCCGCCGGACCTGGACCTGATCCCCGGCAATGCGATCCAGCGGATCGAGGTGCTGCGCGACGGCGCGTCGGCCCAATATGGGTCGGATGCGATCGCCGGCGTGGTCAACATCATCCTGAAGAACGACACCCAGGGCGGCGCGGCGCTGACCATGGGCAGCACCGCCGACAATGGCGGCTGGCAGGGCCGCTGGCAGATCGACAAGGGCTTCGCCATCGGGCCGGACGGCGGCTATATCCACCTGTCGGGCGAAGGCGTGCTGCAGGACAATACGGTGGTCAACAGCAGCCCGATCACCAGCAATCCCTTCTACCCCACCGGCGACGCGCGCAATGCCGATCCGGACCGCATTCGCGCCAGATATGGCCAGCCGCAGGTGATCGGCGGCAATGCCAGCTATGACGCGATGATGCCGGTCGGCGGCGACATGGAGCTGTACAGCTTCGGCACCTACTCCAAGCGCCATGCCGCCGGCTGGCTGACCTATCGCAATCCGGCGGCGCTCAACAACATCCTGGAGATTTACCCCGAAGGCTATATCCCGCGCATCCACGTCTATGACGAGGATTTTCAGGTCGCCGGCGGCCTGCGCGGCGAGATTGGCGGCGGCATCCATGTCGACCTTTCGACCAGCTATGCGCAGGACGAGGTCAAATATGCGCAGACCACCTCGCTCAATCCCTCCATGGGGCCGGCCAGCCCGACCCATTTCTATCTCGGCAAGATCCGCTTCGACGAATGGACCAGCAATCTCGACTTCAGCAAGGAGCTCGACATCGGCCTCGCCGGGCCGCTGTCGGTCGCGGTCGGCGCCGAATATAAGAAGAACAAGTTCCTGATCGGTCCGGGCGACCCGGAATCCTATATCGATGGCGGCTATGTCTCGCCGGCCGGCAGCTGGTTCGCGGGGGCGACGCGGACCGGGGTCGGGTCGCAGGGCGTCACCGGCTTCCTGCCCGAAGGATCGGGCAACTGGAGCCGCGACAACTGGAGCGCCTATATCAATCTGGAAGGCCAGATCGTCGAGGGGCTGGAGTTCGGCCTTGCCGGACGGCATGAGGATTATTCCGACTTCGGCACCACCGATACCGGCAAGGCGTCGCTGCGCATCGAGCCGTTTCGCGGCTTTGCCATTCGCGGCACCGCCAGCACCGGCTTTCGCGCACCGACGCTGCAGCAGCAACATTATGCCTCCTCCTCCACGATCAACGTCACCGTCAACGGCGTGAACCAGTTGCTGCCGGTGCAAGCACTGCCGGTCGACGGGGTTGCCGCGCGGGCGCTGGGGGCGCAGCCGTTGAAGCCCGAAAAATCGACCAACTTTTCCGCCGGCATCGTCCTGACCCCGGCGCCCAATTTCAACGTCACGGTCGACGCCTATCAGATCAAGGTCAGGGACCGCATCCTGCTGTCCGAAACGCTGAGCGGCACGGTGGTCATGAACGCGCTGGCGGCAGCCGGCATCCAGGGCATTGCCGGCGGCCTCATCTTCTCCAACGCGGCCGACACGCGCACCCGCGGCCTCGACATCGTCAGCACCTATCGGGCGGGGCTGGGCGACCTTGGCACCGCGACGATCAGCCTGTCGGCCAATTTCAACAAGACCATCTTCACCCATATCGACCCGGTTCCGGCGGAAATCCTGGAATCGAAGCTGGTGCTGATCGGCCGGGCCAAGCAGGGCGACCTTTCCGAAGGCACGCCGCGCGACAAGCTGATCGGCAACATCCTGTGGGAAAAGGGCGATTTCAACCTGAACCTGCGCGCCACCCGCTATGGCAAAATCTATCAGCGGGCGAGCGCCGCCGTCTATCATACCGCGGATTTCCAAAGCTGCACCGCCAACAGCCCCGGCTGCCTCTATGATTATGTCGATGAGAAGCTGAGCCCCAAGACGATCCTCGACCTCGAACTAGGCTACAAGCTGACCCAAGGGGTCAAGATCTCGGTCGGCGCCAATAATCTGCTCAACACCTATCCCAACAAATTGAAGCCCGTGAACCGGACGGCCGGGAGCCTCTACAATGCCTATGCCCCCTATGGGATCAGCGGCGGTTTCTATTATGGCCGGCTGAACCTGGAATTCTGA
- a CDS encoding metallophosphoesterase family protein, translating into MAHPMLKFLRRSDDQDGTPPSVGDDWRVYAIGDIHGRLDLLDQLLGMLVADDALRPGKRRCLILLGDLIDRGPHSAQVVERVRALHGSGSDIRLLKGNHEEIFVMAARGDQGAVGFFRRIGGMETLASYGLPLSLSADMDDGAIAHWMLNHVPRADVDFLDSFVDHLTVGDYLFVHAGIRPRVPISEQRPSDLRWIRGDFLNHGGRHDKMVVHGHSITLEVENLANRIGIDTGAYYSGRLTAIGLEGADRWFLQTGET; encoded by the coding sequence ATGGCCCACCCGATGCTGAAATTCCTGCGCCGATCCGACGACCAGGACGGGACGCCTCCCAGCGTGGGGGATGACTGGCGCGTCTATGCGATAGGCGACATTCATGGCCGGCTCGACCTGCTCGACCAGTTGCTCGGCATGCTGGTCGCCGACGATGCGCTGCGGCCTGGGAAGCGCCGATGCCTCATCCTTCTTGGTGACCTGATCGATCGCGGGCCGCATTCGGCGCAGGTGGTCGAGCGGGTCCGGGCACTGCACGGATCGGGCAGCGACATCCGGCTGCTCAAGGGCAATCATGAAGAGATTTTCGTCATGGCCGCGCGCGGCGATCAGGGCGCGGTCGGCTTCTTCCGGCGCATCGGCGGCATGGAAACGCTCGCCAGCTACGGCCTGCCGCTTTCGCTGAGCGCCGACATGGATGATGGGGCGATCGCCCACTGGATGCTGAACCATGTTCCGCGCGCGGATGTCGACTTCCTCGACAGCTTCGTCGATCATCTGACGGTCGGCGACTATCTGTTCGTCCATGCCGGCATCCGCCCCAGGGTGCCGATCTCCGAGCAGCGACCATCGGACCTGCGCTGGATACGCGGCGACTTCCTCAACCATGGCGGACGGCATGACAAGATGGTGGTCCATGGCCATAGCATCACGCTGGAGGTCGAAAATCTGGCCAATCGCATCGGCATCGATACCGGGGCCTATTATTCCGGCCGGCTGACCGCCATCGGCCTGGAGGGCGCGGATCGCTGGTTCCTTCAGACCGGCGAGACCTGA
- the dcd gene encoding dCTP deaminase: protein MSILSDRWIRKQAQSNRMIEPFVENQRRDGCISYGLSSYGYDARVADEFKIFTNVDSAVVDPKDFAANSFVDRKTDVCIIPPNSFALARTVEYFRVPRDVLVICLGKSTYARCGIIVNVTPLEPGWEGHVTLEFSNTTPLPAKIYANEGACQFLFLQGNEPCEVSYADRAGKYMGQQGVTLPRL, encoded by the coding sequence ATGTCCATCCTTTCCGACCGCTGGATCCGCAAGCAGGCCCAGTCGAACCGCATGATCGAGCCGTTCGTCGAGAATCAGCGCCGCGACGGCTGCATCAGCTATGGCCTGTCCTCCTATGGCTATGACGCGCGCGTCGCCGACGAGTTCAAGATCTTCACCAATGTCGACAGCGCCGTGGTCGATCCCAAGGATTTCGCCGCCAACAGCTTCGTCGACCGCAAGACCGACGTCTGCATCATCCCGCCCAACAGCTTCGCCCTCGCCCGCACGGTCGAATATTTTCGCGTCCCGCGCGACGTGCTGGTGATCTGCCTCGGCAAATCCACCTATGCCCGTTGCGGCATCATCGTGAACGTCACGCCGCTGGAACCGGGCTGGGAAGGCCATGTGACGCTGGAATTTTCCAATACCACGCCGCTGCCTGCCAAGATCTACGCCAATGAAGGCGCCTGCCAGTTCCTGTTCCTGCAGGGCAACGAGCCGTGCGAGGTCAGCTATGCCGACCGGGCCGGAAAATATATGGGACAGCAGGGCGTGACATTGCCGCGCCTGTGA
- a CDS encoding cytidine deaminase, whose protein sequence is MSAEDKNIAALVAAARGALAHAHAPYSRFAVGAAVRLTDGSIVTGSNFENASYGLSLCAETVALATVNAQGRLADVAEIAVVGGGMAADGSVGGEAIVSPCGRCRQVINEAEQMAGRTLAIYCVAPEGDGLVEHRVADLLPHAFGPADLGITPAQKS, encoded by the coding sequence ATGAGTGCAGAAGACAAGAATATCGCCGCGCTGGTCGCGGCAGCACGCGGCGCGCTGGCCCATGCCCATGCGCCCTACAGCCGCTTTGCCGTGGGCGCCGCAGTGCGCCTGACCGATGGCAGCATCGTCACCGGCAGCAATTTCGAAAATGCGAGCTATGGCCTGTCGCTGTGCGCCGAAACGGTCGCGCTGGCGACCGTCAACGCCCAGGGCCGCCTGGCCGATGTCGCCGAGATCGCGGTCGTCGGCGGCGGCATGGCGGCGGACGGCAGCGTCGGCGGCGAGGCGATCGTCAGCCCCTGTGGCCGATGCCGCCAGGTCATCAACGAGGCCGAACAGATGGCCGGCCGCACCCTGGCCATCTATTGCGTCGCGCCCGAAGGTGACGGCCTGGTCGAACATCGCGTTGCCGACCTGTTGCCCCACGCCTTCGGCCCGGCCGACCTTGGCATCACCCCTGCACAGAAGAGCTGA
- a CDS encoding GH25 family lysozyme has product MVLGSALWIYARGWAPNRDEYPTQGVSVTSDTGLVEWGTLAAQGADFAYIRAARGASLRDPLFAANWRGARGAGMRYGAALDYSLCAKAVDQATQFMTTVPRDNAALPPVIRLGFDPSCATRPGRDQVLSELNTLVNLVESHAGKPALLNISADFDAQYDIASGINRTLWVDGNFFAPDYAKRPWVMWTASDMRHIDGVDGPIRWDVVAP; this is encoded by the coding sequence ATGGTGCTGGGTTCGGCACTGTGGATCTATGCACGCGGATGGGCGCCAAATCGTGACGAATATCCGACCCAGGGCGTATCGGTGACATCCGACACCGGCCTGGTCGAATGGGGCACGCTGGCCGCGCAGGGGGCGGACTTCGCCTATATTCGCGCGGCCAGGGGCGCCAGCCTGCGCGACCCGCTGTTCGCCGCCAACTGGCGCGGCGCACGCGGCGCGGGCATGCGCTATGGCGCGGCGCTGGACTATAGCCTGTGCGCCAAGGCCGTCGATCAGGCGACCCAGTTCATGACCACCGTGCCGCGCGACAATGCCGCCCTGCCCCCGGTCATCCGGCTGGGATTCGATCCGTCCTGTGCCACGCGGCCGGGCCGCGATCAGGTGCTGTCGGAACTCAACACGCTGGTCAATCTGGTCGAAAGCCATGCCGGCAAGCCCGCCCTGCTCAACATCAGCGCCGATTTCGACGCCCAATATGACATTGCCAGCGGCATCAACCGGACCTTGTGGGTCGATGGCAATTTCTTCGCGCCCGATTATGCCAAACGGCCCTGGGTGATGTGGACAGCCAGCGACATGCGGCATATCGACGGCGTCGACGGACCGATCAGATGGGATGTGGTGGCACCATGA
- a CDS encoding UPF0262 family protein: MADPRIIDIKLDERTILWRNADVEQERRIAIFDLLEDNHFAPERVHTDGYAGPYKVVLRVEEGRLVIEINRADDSPLEAIILGLGRFRRPIREYFAICDSYYQAISNASPAQIETVDMARRGIHNDAADMLKERLEGKIAVDFDTARRLFTLICVLHIKG, from the coding sequence ATGGCCGATCCGCGCATCATAGACATCAAGCTCGACGAGCGCACCATCTTGTGGCGCAACGCGGATGTCGAGCAGGAACGGCGCATCGCCATTTTCGACCTGCTGGAGGATAATCATTTCGCGCCCGAGCGCGTCCATACCGACGGCTATGCCGGCCCCTACAAGGTGGTGCTGCGGGTCGAGGAAGGGCGCCTGGTCATCGAGATCAATCGCGCGGACGACAGCCCGCTGGAGGCGATCATCCTGGGCCTTGGCCGTTTCCGCCGGCCGATCCGCGAATATTTCGCGATCTGCGACAGCTATTATCAGGCGATCAGCAATGCCTCGCCCGCGCAGATCGAAACCGTCGACATGGCCCGGCGGGGCATTCACAACGACGCAGCGGACATGCTGAAGGAGCGGCTGGAGGGGAAGATCGCGGTCGATTTCGACACCGCGCGCCGCCTGTTCACACTTATCTGCGTCCTGCACATCAAGGGGTAA
- a CDS encoding replicative DNA helicase, with the protein MVELVKLNAAPEEGGLELPRNVEAEAALLGALMIDNRIAEDVQLKLKPEHFFEPLHGRIYEAVMRLIERDMIANPVTLKPMLEQDPALKELGGAAYLAQLTGSGAALLGARDFATQIYDLALLRQLVNVGRELVDNALDTSEDVNPREQIELAEVALYKVSEGEGESGSVKSFLSASTMAVQVAERALNSGGHVSGITTGINSLNEKIGGLHNSDLMILAGRPGMGKTSLATNIAYNAASRWLRDNNDGIPPEKNMGAKTAFFSLEMSADQLATRVLAEQSGISGEALRMGKISRADFQNLSRAARDLQELPLFIDDTPGLTIAALRTRARRLKRRHDVGFIVVDYLQLLQGSGKAGDSRVNEISEISRGLKTLAKELHVPVLALSQLSRAVEQREDKRPQLSDLRESGSIEQDADMVWFVFREDYYVAAKEPGNKEGPEHQEWVQEMERIYGLAEVIVAKQRHGSTGRIRMKFDAKITRFSDLAEGSSYLEDLE; encoded by the coding sequence ATGGTCGAACTCGTGAAACTCAATGCCGCTCCCGAAGAGGGCGGGCTGGAACTGCCGCGCAATGTCGAAGCGGAGGCAGCGCTGCTCGGCGCGCTGATGATTGACAACCGCATCGCGGAGGATGTGCAGCTCAAGCTGAAGCCCGAACATTTCTTCGAGCCACTGCATGGTCGTATCTATGAGGCGGTGATGCGCCTGATCGAGCGCGACATGATTGCCAACCCGGTGACGCTCAAGCCGATGCTGGAACAGGATCCGGCGCTCAAGGAGCTGGGCGGCGCTGCCTATCTGGCGCAGCTCACCGGCAGCGGCGCGGCGCTGCTGGGTGCGCGCGACTTCGCGACCCAGATCTATGACCTTGCCCTACTTCGTCAGCTTGTGAACGTCGGTCGAGAACTGGTTGATAATGCTCTGGATACTAGCGAGGATGTCAATCCGCGCGAGCAGATCGAGCTGGCCGAAGTCGCGCTTTACAAAGTGTCGGAAGGCGAGGGCGAGAGCGGGTCGGTCAAGAGCTTCCTTTCGGCCTCCACCATGGCGGTACAGGTGGCTGAACGTGCGCTCAACAGCGGCGGCCATGTGTCGGGTATCACCACCGGCATCAACAGCCTTAACGAGAAGATCGGTGGTCTGCACAATTCCGACTTGATGATCCTGGCCGGTCGTCCGGGCATGGGGAAGACGTCGCTGGCGACCAATATCGCCTATAATGCGGCGTCGCGCTGGCTGCGCGACAATAATGACGGCATTCCGCCGGAAAAGAATATGGGCGCCAAGACCGCCTTTTTCAGCCTCGAAATGTCGGCCGACCAGCTCGCGACCCGCGTTCTGGCCGAACAGTCGGGGATCAGCGGCGAAGCGCTGCGTATGGGCAAGATCAGCCGGGCGGACTTCCAGAACCTGTCGCGCGCCGCGCGCGACCTTCAGGAACTGCCGCTGTTCATCGACGATACGCCGGGTCTGACGATCGCGGCGCTGCGGACCCGCGCTCGTCGCCTCAAGCGCCGTCATGATGTCGGCTTCATCGTCGTCGACTATCTCCAGCTGCTGCAGGGCAGCGGCAAGGCGGGCGATAGCCGCGTCAACGAAATTTCGGAAATTTCCCGTGGTTTGAAGACGTTGGCGAAGGAACTTCATGTACCGGTGCTGGCGCTGTCGCAGCTCAGCCGTGCGGTGGAACAGCGCGAGGACAAGCGTCCGCAGCTGTCCGACCTTCGCGAATCGGGCTCGATCGAGCAGGACGCGGACATGGTCTGGTTCGTGTTCCGCGAGGATTATTATGTCGCCGCCAAGGAACCGGGCAACAAGGAAGGCCCCGAGCATCAGGAATGGGTGCAGGAGATGGAACGCATCTACGGCCTGGCCGAAGTGATCGTCGCCAAGCAGCGTCACGGTTCGACCGGCCGTATCCGCATGAAGTTCGACGCCAAGATCACCCGCTTCTCGGATCTGGCCGAAGGCAGCTCCTACCTCGAAGACCTCGAATAA